TACTGCGACAAAAATGCTTAACGCGCCGCTTGTTTGCAGGCTCGAAAAGACTGACCTAAACGTGCAAATTTCAGGCACGACAGACAAGCTAAAATACGACGTCAGATCACAATATCTTGAAAATAAGGTCAAAAAAGAGATAGGTAGATTTTTAGACAAAAAGCTGGGCAAAGATGATGAAAGCACAAACGGCGAAAAGCAAAATTTAAAGGGGCTTTTAAAAGGGCTATTTTAGATGAAAAAGGCGGAAAAATTAAAGTATCTAATGGGGCTTGGGCACTTTTGTAGCGACATAAACCAAAGTGCACTTGGTGCGATGCTGCCCTTTTTCATCGCTAGCTACCACTACGACTACGCTACAGCCGCCTCGCTCGTGACCGCCACAAATTTAGCAAGCTCGCTCATCCAACCGCTGATCGGCCGCCTAAGCGACAAAAAAGAGCTGCCCTACGTCATCCCGCTTGGGCTACTTTTGGCAGGCGGGGGCATGAGCCTCACTGGC
The DNA window shown above is from Campylobacter concisus and carries:
- a CDS encoding MFS transporter, coding for MKKAEKLKYLMGLGHFCSDINQSALGAMLPFFIASYHYDYATAASLVTATNLASSLIQPLIGRLSDKKELPYVIPLGLLLAGGGMSLTG